The Pyrenophora tritici-repentis strain M4 chromosome 8, whole genome shotgun sequence genome contains a region encoding:
- a CDS encoding DUF1421 multi-domain protein yields MKHLKGLLLPALLALASSAAAKDPLVETTPFKNELVNLMYFDDSGVALVQELDNGKIFRSHDAGKGWKEIKDVQGLGIIKSPYDNKVALILGEKKHWITYDQGENWDSFETKLPPSPQGPVGWHAQDNKKILLNEIENCFTAPCLGKTYYTTDGFKTDPKTLVDDRRMCQWAKASERFLQGVDKHDDRILCITRGKYSDRSKDFRLLMSDNFFKETEEPVMSSGRTVQGMANMAAVKGYIVAAAKAEHSSELALYVTQDTDSWHHARFGDHKIEEDAYTILESTNYSIQVDVMTSKYVTMGNLYTSNSNGTYFTKNVEHTNRNDAGYVDFEKIANIQGVVLVNTVDNYKEVEKSGQSKKLKSRISFDDGRSFEKLTVKGKDGELHLHSVTNLHNSGRVFSSPAPGIVMGVGNTGDYLGKYTDGDLYVSDDAGLTWELALEEAHKYEFGDQGSVLVAVFDEGDTDEIRYSFKHGRKDTWQKIKLDYKIRARELTTLPDSTSLKFMIYGSRKKDGGGREHVIVHLDFSDMLKKCGDSDFDDEWSVRKDADGDPSCVMGHKQLFRRRKWDAECSVGELFKDPVPKFKPCDCDKFRDYECDFNFTPTGEGKDKKCEPSESFSLPKGACEGDAKSYKGSSGWRKIPGNQCKGETERDKQVERECKDAERPRPKTDKITSEITKFKGSNFMEQYYLERNTQSDGTDNDRGKDETVVMLTDERTAYITHDHGKKWKKAVDDEIVRIYPHQYENNNVYFLTASKKVYYSKDRGLHDSINSFEAPVMPNTEMLPIMQFHPKQKDWIIWLGGKNCEKLGNKDCHTVAYVSQKNGEDSSWESLVPYVKKCAFVWREAGRSVKEEQVFCEQHTNEEKNAPLELISSDDWFKKKDVKFKSVVEFATMSEFIIVATKAEDNTLHLDASLDAHTFAEAKFPPKFFDIHQTAYTVLDSSTHAVFLHVTVNPQRDQEYGSIIKSNSNGTSYVMSLAAVNRNTEGYVDFEKMQGLEGVAVANVIVNVDEVNKGAKKKKQSRITHNDGADWEPLQAPEKDSDDKPYDCDIADKKKCGLHIHGYTERADPREMYSSPTAVGLMLAVGNVGPELTTFGEANTFMTTDAGITWKEVKKGTYAWEFGDQGSVIVIVRRGEDTDHVYYSVDSGAKWDLYQFADHKMRVDAITTVPSDTSLNFLLWGKDSRELFAVNLDFSGLPEFQKECKLDENDPTKGDYDLWSPQHPLQQDEPECLFGHVAQYHRKKRDVKCRNGQRIDQMHDIARNCSCTRRDFECAYNYERDSSGDCVLVPGLSLPDPAKVCSNKNVKEYYSNTRFRKIPLSTCQGGTEYDKTGDVHPCPGFEEDFKKNHGVGGFTLFLAIVLPFAAAAGVGYWVWRNWDGKFGRIRLGEPGGGSAFDSDAPWVRWPIAAVSGLVAVGAALPLVVGSVWRWVVGRMGGRGGGGGGYSGLGGSGFGRAYTSRSSFARGRGEYSVVDPDEGELLGDEESDEDV; encoded by the exons ATGAAACACCTTAAGGGCCTCCTGCTGCCCGCCCTGCTGGCACTAGCATCCTCGGCCGCCGCGAAAGATCCCCTCGTCGAAACTACGCCTTTCAAGAATGAGCTGGTTAATCTCATGTACTTTGACGATTCCGGAGTCGCCTTGGTACAAGAACTCGACAATGGGAAGATATTCCGGTCCCACGATGCTGGCAAGGGCTGGAAAGAAATAAAAGACGTACAAGGCCTGGGCATAATAAAAAGCCCGTACGACAACAAGGTCGCGCTGATCTTGGGCGAGAAGAAGCATTGGATCACGTATGATCAGGGCGAGAATTGGGATAGCTTTGAGACGAAGCTTCCGCCTTCGCCACAGGGTCCTGTGGGCTGGCATGCGCAGGATAACAAGAAGATCTTGCTGAATGAGATTGAGAATTGCTTTACTGCGCCATGTCTCGGAAAG ACATACTACACCACCGATGGCTTCAAGACAGACCCCAAGACCCTCGTCGACGACCGCCGCATGTGCCAATGGGCAAAGGCTTCCGAGCGCTTCCTACAAGGCGTGGACAAGCACGACGACCGGATACTGTGCATCACAAGGGGAAAATACTCGGATAGGTCAAAGGACTTTAGACTGCTCATGTCTGACAA CTTCTTCAAGGAGACAGAAGAGCCCGTCATGTCTTCCGGACGTACCGTGCAGGGTATGGCCAACATGGCCGCCGTCAAGGGCTACATCGTCGCCGCCGCCAAAGCCGAGCACTCGAGCGAGCTCGCCCTCTACGTGACCCAGGATACCGACTCGTGGCACCACGCTCGCTTCGGCGACCACAAGATTGAAGAAGACGCCTACACTATCCTCGAATCTACAAACTACAGCATCCAGGTCGACGTCATGACGTCCAAGTACGTGACCATGGGCAATCTCTACACAAGCAACTCCAACGGAACCTACTTTACCAAGAATGTCGAACACACCAATCGCAACGATGCCGGCTACGTAGACTTTGAGAAGATTGCAAATATCCAAGGCGTGGTTTTGGTGAATACTGTGGACAACTACAAGGAGGTTGAGAAGTCTGGCCAGTCTAAAAAGCTCAAGTCGCGCATCAGTTTCGATGACGGAAGGTCCTTTGAGAAGCTCACCGTCAAGGGCAAGGATGGAGAGCTGCATCTGCACTCGGTCACCAACCTGCACAACAGCGGACGCGTCTTCTCGAGTCCTGCGCCAGGCATCGTCATGGGCGTTGGAAACACTGGCGATTACCTGGGCAAATATACCGACGGTGACCTCTACGTCTCCGACGATGCTGGTCTTACATGGGAGCTGGCACTTGAGGAAGCGCACAAGTACGAGTTTGGTGACCAGGGCTCCGTCTTGGTAGCCGTTTTCGACGAGGGCGACACGGACGAAATTAGGTACTCGTTCAAGCATGGACGAAAGGATACCTGGCAAAAGATCAAGCTCGATTACAAGATTCGCGCGCGCGAGCTTACAACTCTACCCGATTCAACGAGTTTGAAGTTCATGATCTACGGATCAAGAAAGAAGGATGGAGGTGGCAGAGAGCACGTCATTGTTCACTTGGATTTCTCTGACATGCTAAAGAAGTGCGGAGACAGCGACTTCGACGATGAATGGTCAGTGCGCAAGGATGCGGACGGCGACCCAAGTTGCGTCATGGGCCACAAGCAGCTGTTCCGCAGGCGCAAGTGGGATGCCGAATGCTCTGTTGGAGAGCTTTTCAAAGACCCGGTCCCTAAGTTCAAGCCCTGCGATTGCGACAAGTTCAGGGACTACGAGTGCGATTTCAACTTTACCCCTACCGGAGAAGGCAAGGACAAGAAGTGTGAGCCCAGCGAGTCGTTCAGTCTTCCCAAAGGAGCGTGCGAGGGTGATGCGAAGTCTTACAAGGGTAGTTCCGGGTGGAGAAAGATTCCGGGCAATCAGTGCAAGGGTGAGACCGAACGCGACAAGCAGGTTGAACGCGAATGCAAAGACGCGGAGCGACCGCGGCCCAAGACCGACAAGATTACCAGCGAAATCACAAAGTTCAAGGGTAGCAACTTCATGGAGCAGTACTATTTGGAGCGCAACACTCAAAGCGATGGGACTGATAACGACCGGGGCAAGGACGAAACGGTGGTAATGCTCACCGACGAGCGTACCGCCTACATCACTCACGATCACGGAAAGAAGTGGAAGAAGGCAGTTGATGATGAGATTGTCAGAATCTACCCTCATCAATACGAGAACAACAACGTCTACTTCTTGACAGCGAGCAAAAAGGTTTACTACTCCAAGGACCGCGGCCTTCACGACAGCATCAACTCGTTCGAGGCGCCGGTTATGCCAAACACGGAGATGCTTCCTATCATGCAGTTCCATCCCAAACAAAAGGATTGGATTATCTGGCTGGGTGGTAAGAATTGTGAGAAACTCGGCAATAAGGATTGTCACACCGTGGCCTACGTCTCGCAGAAGAACGGTGAAGACTCTAGCTGGGAGTCGCTTGTTCCATATGTGAAGAAGTGCGCTTTTGTCTGGCGTGAAGCTGGCCGAAGTGTCAAAGAAGAGCAGGTATTTTGCGAGCAACACACCAACGAGGAAAAGAATGCGCCACTTGAACTCATCTCCAGTGACGATTGGTTCAAGAAGAAGGACGTCAAGTTCAAGTCGGTGGTTGAGTTTGCGACAATGTCGGAATTCATCATCGTCGCAACCAAAGCTGAAGACAACACTCTTCACCTCGACGCTAGTCTTGATGCCCATACTTTTGCAGAGGCCAAGTTCCCTCCCAAGTTTTTCGATATCCATCAGACTGCCTACACGGTATTGGACAGCTCGACACATGCAGTTTTCCTACACGTCACGGTCAACCCACAGCGAGACCAGGAGTATGGCTCTATCATCAAGAGTAACAGCAATGGTACTTCTTATGTCATGAGTCTTGCTGCTGTCAACAGGAACACCGAAGGCTACGTCGACTTTGAGAAGATGCAGGGTCTCGAGGGTGTTGCGGTTGCCAATGTTATTGTAAACGTCGATGAAGTCAACAAGGGtgcaaagaagaagaagcagagTCGCATCACTCACAACGACGGCGCGGATTGGGAGCCTCTTCAAGCACCCGAGAAGGACTCTGACGACAAGCCATACGACTGCGATATAGCAGACAAAAAAAAGTGCGGTCTGCATATTCACGGGTACACAGAGCGCGCTGATCCTCGCGAAATGTACTCTTCACCCACCGCAGTCGGCCTGATGCTTGCTGTCGGTAACGTAGGACCCGAGCTCACCACTTTCGGCGAAGCCAACACCTTCATGACTACTGACGCAGGTATCACGTGGAAGGAGGTCAAGAAGGGAACCTACGCGTGGGAATTCGGTGACCAAGGCTccgtcatcgtcatcgtccgCCGCGGCGAAGACACCGATCACGTCTACTACTCGGTCGACAGCGGCGCAAAGTGGGACCTCTACCAATTCGCCGACCACAAGATGCGCGTCGACGCAATCACCACGGTCCCCAGCGACACGTCGCTCAACTTTTTGCTTTGGGGCAAAGACAGCAGGGAACTCTTTGCCGTCAACCTAGACTTCTCAGGTCTCCCCGAATTTCAAAAGGAATGCAAACTCGACGAAAATGATCCCACAAAGGGTGATTATGATCTCTGGAGCCCGCAACATCCTCTCCAGCAGGACGAGCCTGAATGTCTCTTTGGTCACGTCGCGCAGTACCACCGCAAGAAGCGCGATGTCAAGTGTAGAAACGGCCAACGCATCGACCAAATGCACGACATTGCCCGCAACTGCTCCTGCACGCGTCGGGACTTTGAATG CGCCTACAACTACGAGCGCGACTCCTCGGGCGACTGCGTCCTCGTACCAGGCCTCTCCCTCCCCGACCCTGCAAAAGTCTGCTCCAACAAAAACGTAAAAGAATACTACTCCAATACGCGCTTCCGCAAAATCCCCCTCTCCACCTGCCAAGGCGGCACCGAATACGATAAAACAGGCGACGTCCACCCATGCCCTGGCTTCGAAGAGGACTTTAAGAAAAATCACGGCGTCGGCGGTTTTACCCTCTTCCTCGCTATCGTACTGCCCTTTGCGGCCGCCGCGGGGGTCGGGTATTGGGTGTGGAGGAATTGGGATGGCAAGTTTGGTCGGATTCGACTCGGGGAACCGGGGGGTGGGAGCGCGTTTGATTCGGATGCGCCGTGGGTTCGGTGGCCGATTGCTGCTGTTAGTGGGTTGGTTGCTGTTGGGGCGGCGTTGCCGTTGGTGGTGGGGAGTGTGTGGCGATGGGTTGTCGGAAGGATGGGTGGgcgtggtggtggtggcggtgggTACTCCGGTTTGGGTGGGAGTGGGTTTGGCAGGGCGTATACTTCGCGTAGTAGCTTTGCGAGGGGGAGGGGCGAGTATAGTGTTGTTGATCCTGATGAGGGTGAGTTGTTGGGCGATGAGGAGAGTGATGAGGATGTGTGA